The Panicum hallii strain FIL2 chromosome 5, PHallii_v3.1, whole genome shotgun sequence genome contains the following window.
AGACAGCTTCAAGGAATTCACCAACACCAACATATGGATTTCAATTCAGAAATAGAGTTCGAGAAGTTGATCCTACTCCAATTCCTGTGTATGGAGCTTCTAATGACTATGCAACTCACCAGCCAGTAACTGCGGCTGTAGACCAGTACACAAAGGAAGCAGTTAACCAGGTCCATCCAAGAAGTGTTCCAAGCACAGCATTAGCAATGGAGGTTGGTAGGCTGTACGATCAAAGTATTGCTGGACAGTCAGGCCTTTACCCAAAGGAGCCCATGGCTGCCACACATCTTCTGGGACTGATGGATTCATCAACTGCACGAGGCTTCACAGGCTATCAAAGAGCTAGCAGGCGCCAGATGGAACTCGAAACACAAAATCTCGGTTCACAGTATGCGCAGCATAATCACTACAATGTATCACCCAGCACATCATATGGAAGTCACCTAACTGAAAAGGTTCCATTGAGGCTGCAAGACTTGGCACGGCATCAGGTTGAGAAAAATTTTCACAGACCTTTGCGCCCTCATCCTCGAGTTGGCGTGCTTGGTTCATTGCTGCAGAAGGACATTGCGAACTGGTCTGAGAACTGTGGGACACAGTCTGGGTACAGACTAGGTGTGTCTAAAGGGACATCATCATTTGATATAAACGGAAAAGGAAATTATGAGACCTTGAACTCTGGAATGTTCTCAGCAGGATGGAATGCCCTGCAATTGGGTTCTGTTACCTCTGTTGCGAATCCAGAACGTCCATTGCCAAGGTATGGTGTAACTCAACCTTGGACTGGTGGCACTGGGAAGTCGGTTCATCCGCTGGATAAGCTCGTCAAAAAGGATATCTGTCAGACTAACAGAAACCCAGCTGATTTTACAGTAATTAGTGACAAGAATGAGTATATGATAAACCTTTGAGGCTAGAGGGGTGTGGATAGCTGAGGACATTTAGTTTCATACTTTGACCTTGTCAATGTCAAGCGGATTGTCATTGGTAGAGGAAGGTTTTGCCGAAACTTTTGCAAGGTAAAAGatgctccctccctccctccctccctccccctttTGTTTTGCCAGGTGATGAAAAAAAAAACGAATATTTTCTTACTTTCGTGAGACTGTGCGTGCAGGTCTGGATTCGCTGCTTACTGGATGGAGAAGCAACAGACACCATTGCCAGGTGAATGTATAGTAGGCGAAGAGCTGATATCAGGTCGCTGTGGGAAACCCCCCAATAAACTTATTTTGTTGTGTACAAGAGGAACATTAAAGGTTGTGGCCATAGAATGTTTTTGCCTGTTTTGTAAGTACCATAGTGGGGTTGTACACCGTTAAATGTTGCTGTGGTTGTGCGATGTTTAAGCTAGATCAACTGGTTGTGTGATCGTGTCTGTGGCTGTGAGTGTGAGTGTTGTAAAGCATCAAATTGCTGTGGTAAAGTCTTAAAAGAAGGGAATGGCCGAACATTGGATAAGTTATGCTTCTCAGCTGTTTGATTCCGTTCACCGTGTTTGTCTGAAGGTGCAAATATTCTTGGAGGCTGCTCTTGTCAAGAGTAGGGGCATGCAGGTTCCCCCGTGGTTGGGAAGGACATTCAGACCCGAGTGAAGCAGCCTGTGGTAGACAAGTAGCAACCTGGTGGACTGGTGGTGAACTGATGACAGACAGTAGTAGTACCAGCAGGCGTCGAATCCACGGCGGTAGGGGAGAGGGAAGAGTAGCCTGTACTGAATACTGATGGCTGGTGAGTCATGAGTAGCGTAGTGAGAAGCTCAGCTGCTGGTAGAGCAGAGCATGAAGCTGAAGCTGCAACTCAAGAGTCAGCTTCTCAGAGTTTCAGAAAGCCGCCCACGCGATGGCGGTGGCACTACTGACACGACGGAGTATTAAAAAGGGAAGCTCGGCGAGGCAGACAGCGCTGACGCTGAGCAAGCCCCGTCCAGTCAAACTAGGCAGAGGCAGGTAGCCTCGTCGTGCCGTCAGAGCCCACCGCCACCGATCCCCACCATGGGCTCCGACGCATGGATGGCGGACGCCGCCCGCAGATGGCTGGAGGACGCCGGCGCCACGGTGGAGGGCGGCCCCGACCGGGCCTTCAACGCGCTGCCGCTCTCCGGCGTGCGCGTGTCCCTCGCCGAGCGGGGCCGCGCCGTCTGCTCGCTCCGCGTGCCGGCGCACCTCACCGTGAGTTCCTTTGCCCCGCCGGTGGTTTACTCTTTTTTCTTTCTGCTTTCGCCTTCGTAAAATAAATGGCGCAATCCCCCGCTCGTGGCGCGTGGGTGCAGGACGCGGAGGGGAACTGGCACACGGGCGCTATCGCCGCGGCGACGGACGACgtctgcgccgccgccatcatGTCCGTCGAGGGTATCATCAAGGTCTCCGTCCACTACGACATCTCCTACTTCGCACCGGCCAAGCTCCATGTGCGTTCCCTACCTACCATCTCTGATCCCTCCGATTTCCTCTTTCCTCCTCGAGAATCGACATGCTATGCTAGCGGAGGTCGCCGGAGACGATCCCGCTGCTCCGGGGCCGCCCCAAAATATTTACAAAATGCTCCCTGGTTttgatcgcgattattaatcgcgatccaaactaGGGGTGTTTATGTAAATACCTGGTCGAGTATTTTTCGGAAAACCCCCTAAtatggatcgcgattaatagtcgCGATCCAGATTAGGGGTGCATTTCTAGATCTTTCAATATACATTTTCGGCTAGACCCCTGACTCGTACGGGTTCGGCTGCGACCCGTCCAccggtggccgccgccgccgccgtcctacCCACGTTCCCTTCTAGCCGGAAGCGCAGAATCCATCCGTCGCTGGGGCCCCTCCCTATCACGAGATTCGCAGCGAGACGCGCGATTCGCATGAGCATAGGCAGGCAGTCCCAGgtcccggcggcggcgtctCCTCCCGGAACAGGGCAGCCTATGCGGCCTCCGTCTATGCCGGTGCTGCAACTGTGCGCGTCTCTGGTGCCGCGACGGTGGATGCTACCTCCTCCAAGAAATGTTTCCTTTTTCCTCTCCGGTCCCTGATTCGTAAATGGCGAGGAAGTCAATCGCCTGCTGCTCTGCTCCTTCAACTAAAGCTGAGCACCGAGCATTTGGTTAGCAAAAATATTTTCTTTCCTGATGATGTGCTTTGCTTTGGAAAGATGGGGCAGACTGTTGGGCACCTTTTCTATTTCCTTCAGCATTTTTTCATCTAGGGGTTGGGCAAGAGACCTTTCCTGACGATTCTTGACCAATGGTGCCTAGTTTTATTTGTAGCCACTCTGCCCAGGCAACTTTTGGCTATTTTTCAGCTCTAGAATGCAAAGTGTCCATTCTGTCACCTGCAGACATGCTTCTTTCTGAAGTTTGTTCCCAGAAGCAACCGTGTTACCCCAGAACAATAGGGTACTGGTTATGTTTCCCTGAAAGGGAGATTCTCAAAAGCATAAAATCAAAGTTAAGACAGAAACATTTGTAGTTGCAGCACATTATACTTTGAGAACATATTCTGACTCAGCAGGGCCCAAACTGAGCATTCCAGAATCATTTTCTGTTAGTAGTGACTCAGCAAGCTTTTATTTGTTCTCGTTTTTTTTCCAAAGTCTAGATAGGTTAGGTGCCAAATCTCTATTCTGAATATATGCATAGTCAGATACGACACTGACCTTTGTGCCAGATATCTGACGGCTGCATACATTCTGAAAACTTTCAGAAATGTATATGTTCGTAAGGACTGACTGAATAAAAACGTGTCCAAAATGTCCAGGAGGAAGTTGAGATGGACGGCAGGGTGGTGGAGCAAAAAGGGAGGATGACGGCGGTGACGGTGGAGATCCGGAAGAAGGAGTCCGGCGAGCTGGTGGCGATCGGGAGGCAGTGGATGACAGCGTCCAGGCCTAGAGGGTCTCGGAGCAAGATCTGACGCCTCATCTATCATCTCTGCCTGACCCTGAAACGGGTGTTGAGTTACTAAACTAGCAGCTGTGAGCTCGGCTCAAGGAAACTGCCGGGTGAGTTACAGTTACATAGATTGATTGGTGTTACAACTTACACAGGAGATATGTCTGGTCTCTTGATTTCTCCGGCAATTATGTTGGATTTTTTTCTGCCTTGGGGGCCAAACAAGTTAGCTCTGTTCTTGTGCATTGTTGTAGCTCTGTTCTTGTGCATTGTTGTTGCTCTCTGCTGCAATGGCTAGCTGTGCTGGGCTCTCGTTGTGGTGAACCGTGGACCAAGATCCCAATGGCCGTCAAGGATGAAAACGGTCGAAAGCAATACTACGCTCATGACAATGGTTCCAGACAGTACATGTTTTTTTTTCCAGGATAAATGAAATATTTGATTTGTAGAACAGGAGAAAGATTTCCCACTCGTTAGCCCGTAAATCATATTTTTGTAACGAACTATCAATGAAAGTTGCAGTTTCATTGTGGAATCGATTGAAAATGACAAGTTTTACGGTTCCAGGAATTTGCCGCGCTCTGGTTTTCACACTCTGAAAAGTGAAAACGGGATAAATGACCGGCTTATTATGCAGAGTGCGACACCGATGTCGAACTTGTCCGCGTCGCCGACGGCGTGGAAGGCGTCGAGGACGGCGCCCAGGGACGACTTCTCTGGTGACGCAGCTCTCCGGCAGTGGCGGTCCTCCCAGATGCACCGGAGCAGGATGCGCATGGCGGCCAGCCTCTCGTCCACCTGCTCGGCTTCCAGGCTCGCGGCGACTCTCCGTATGAACCTCTCTGACAGCAGCGCGGAGCTCGGCACCGGCGACATGGAGCTGCCCGTGCCGCCGTCGACGAGGATCTGACTGAGGAGGATCACCGCAGCAGGGAGCACGAGTGGCGAAGGTGCGGGGAACAGGGGCACCGGCTAGGCAGAGAATCTCGACGGGGGATCCCGGAATGGATGACCCTGGGGCCAG
Protein-coding sequences here:
- the LOC112893396 gene encoding acyl-coenzyme A thioesterase 13-like, with the protein product MGSDAWMADAARRWLEDAGATVEGGPDRAFNALPLSGVRVSLAERGRAVCSLRVPAHLTDAEGNWHTGAIAAATDDVCAAAIMSVEGIIKVSVHYDISYFAPAKLHEEVEMDGRVVEQKGRMTAVTVEIRKKESGELVAIGRQWMTASRPRGSRSKI